GCCGCTGCTCCCCGCGCCCCGGCTGGGCTCATGGCTGGGATTGCAGCGGGTGTGGGTGAAGGACGAGAGCGGCAACCCGACGGGCTCCTTCAAGGCGCGAGGCCTGTCCGCCGCGGTGTCCATGGCGAAGGTACTGGGCGCGAAGGCGGTGTGTCTGCCATCCGCGGGAAACGCGGGCAGCGCGCTGGCGGCGTACGCGGCGCGGGGCGCGCTGGAGGCGCACGTCTTCGTGCCGAAGGACATCGCGTCGCTGTTCCTGATGGAGACGCGGGCCTACGGCGCGCATGTCGAGACGGTGGATGGGCTCATCTCCGACGCGGGCCGGGTGTGCGCGGGGCTGGCGAAGGAGCATGGCTGGTACGAGTGCGCCACGCTGAAGGAGCCCTACCGGGTCGAGGGCAAGAAGACGATGGGCTACGAGCTGGCGGAGCAGCTCGGGTGGACGCTGCCGGACGTCATCCTCTATCCAACGGGCGGGGGCACGGGGCTCATCGGGATGTGGAAGGCCTTCGAGGAGATGGAGGCGATGGGGCTGATTGATTCGAAGCGGCCCCGGATGGTGGCGGTGCAGGCGGAAGGGTGCGCGCCCATCGTGAAGGCGCACGCGGAAGGCAAGCCGGACGCGCCCATGTGGCAGGGCGCGACGACGCACGCGCACGGCCTGCGGGTGCCCAAGGCGCTGGGGGACTTCCTCATCCTGCGCGCGGTGAAGGACAGCCACGGCACGGCGGTGTCGGTGACGGAGGCGGAGATCGTCCAGGGCACGAAGGACGCAGCCGCGGCGGAAGGACTGTTCATGGCGCCGGAAGGAGGCGCATGCGTGGCGGCGCTCAAGAAGCTTCAGGCCACCGGGGACGTGAAGCCCGAGGAGACGGTCGTCGTATTCAACACGGGCACGGGCTTCAAGTACGTGGAGAACATGGCGCCGCTGTGGTGAGCGCCCTCCGGATGAATGTCTTCGCGCTCGCCCTCTCCCTGATACTGGTGGGGTGCGCGTCCACGCCCTTGCCGGCGCTGGAGGACTGGGGCGCGGCGGAGGACGACGCCTGCGAAGGGCACGACCGGTGCGTGGCGCTGGTCTGTGCCGACGACCTCTGCGGCCTCTATCACTGCGAGGACACCGGTGTGTTGCTGGCGCGAGGCGGCATCCGGCCTCCCGTGTCGTCAGCGGCACCCGGTTCAGGTCCCCGGCGCAATTGGGGTAGTGCCCAGCCGCTTCCGGGGGACCGCGAAGCCATCTTCGTCATCCGCTGGTACAACCATCCCGCGCCTCCTCCTCCAGCTGATGGCAGGAGGCCCTCCGGCTCAGGATGGGTGAAGCACCACCTCTATCCTCAAGAGGAACGCCTCGCAGAGTTCTTCTGG
This DNA window, taken from Corallococcus coralloides DSM 2259, encodes the following:
- a CDS encoding threonine synthase, which produces MSVLRLECTKCDQTFAPGKVWNLCTACQAPLFARYDLERAAKTLRKEALPGRERSMWRYHEVLPVDDPAQRLTLGEGFTPLLPAPRLGSWLGLQRVWVKDESGNPTGSFKARGLSAAVSMAKVLGAKAVCLPSAGNAGSALAAYAARGALEAHVFVPKDIASLFLMETRAYGAHVETVDGLISDAGRVCAGLAKEHGWYECATLKEPYRVEGKKTMGYELAEQLGWTLPDVILYPTGGGTGLIGMWKAFEEMEAMGLIDSKRPRMVAVQAEGCAPIVKAHAEGKPDAPMWQGATTHAHGLRVPKALGDFLILRAVKDSHGTAVSVTEAEIVQGTKDAAAAEGLFMAPEGGACVAALKKLQATGDVKPEETVVVFNTGTGFKYVENMAPLW
- a CDS encoding TIGR02269 family lipoprotein, translating into MNVFALALSLILVGCASTPLPALEDWGAAEDDACEGHDRCVALVCADDLCGLYHCEDTGVLLARGGIRPPVSSAAPGSGPRRNWGSAQPLPGDREAIFVIRWYNHPAPPPPADGRRPSGSGWVKHHLYPQEERLAEFFWRRGKINVHDFTMVIPRAEHVRIHGPGGRGGPWNETWRDFARKNSNATPKEIQDQLARMIVDFNIMGPIVSYYQLR